The sequence ACATTCGCTCTGGTACCTGCTGAAGCGTCGCTGAACTGAACCTCAGATAAACCGCTGCCGGACAGATTCAGCTTCTCCAACCTGCAGATCCACACATGACAATCACATGTCTCACTCCACACATTCACAGGCCGGATGTTTTATCGTTCAGCTCTCACCAGGGTAAACGTGAGATTTCCAGCACCGTCTCCTGCAGGATCTGGTTATTGGACAGGTCCAGCACTCTCAGAGTCTGCAGCACATGATCCGGTCTGGATGAAGGAAGCATGATTCAGTTCTGTGACAGCAGGAGATTATATTTCTGCTCGTGTCGTGAACGTCACTCAGTACCTCAGTAACTCTGTGATGTCATTGTCAGCGAGATACAGTTCCTCTAACTGCTGCCACATGGGGGCGCAATGGAGAACCTGCCGGGGTCAGAGGTCATCCACATTTACATGTTAAGCGTGATGTAATAACAAGCACAAATCAAAACAAGCATATGAATCAGATGATGGCATGTGAAtcagatcacacacacacacacacaccttaccTGAGTCCAGGTGAGCGCGCAGCTGTTGAGTGACAGCACCCTCAGGCAGGAGAAGGCGGGGCTTAAGCGACAGGGGTCACTGGAGATACTCAATCTATTGTGACTACAGGAGAATTTAAGAGCTCGTGTTACTGAAACCAGAACATTTCCAtgaaaattaaatcaaaaatacCTGTTCTtcattttttaatggaatattgccgtgtttattttaaatgatttataattATTGTGTTGAATTCGTGTTCctggtaatcttgaatcagaatctgatgacgagggcggggcaacctgtcactcacatgagatccaatCAAACCAATCAAactcaagccccgccctacatttgttcttgtttgcgaaGCGTTTCTCTCAGATATATACGGCACACAGCGAGCGTTTGCTGACTGTAAGCTCTTCTGGAGGTCCGTCACCTGAGCTGCAGCTCCTGCAGACACTCCAGCTGCTCTGTGATGGCCGCCACAATCTCCCATGAGCTCAGCAGGTTTCCAGACAGATCCAGAGACTGAACGACTGGAGGACGCTGTTAAGGAAGCTTCATGTGTTCGTCTGAGCGTATCATGATCTGCGTGATCTCAGAGAAGGATACACGGCGTGGTGTTTCTGATCTCATTCTGCGGGCCGGGCCCGGACACCTCACACCTCCTCAGACCCACTTCCGTCAGCTTCTCCACCCTGAGACACAAACCACACCTCAGCCTGAGCAACAGTAATGACACACGCCACAGGTGCACGAGAGCGTCCTCACTTCTGCTTGAGCTTGACGTCATCAAAGCCGACCATCATGACGGTTCTGCTGGAGATCTTCAGCTCGTCTCCCGCCGGCTCCTCCGGCTCCTCCTCGTAGCGCCGCTTCAGAGCCGTCACGTAATCCACGCCGAAGCTGGCCTTCTTGGGCCGCACGAACGAGCCGCCCGTCGGGTGTCTGGagacaagcacacacacacgtcaGCTGATCTGACCGTCACCTGCAGTAAACCGCTGATGTTCCCATGAGCACCTGCAGCTGAAGTAGCGCACTCCttcatggctcccatcatgctttCCTCTGTCCGGATGATCCCATTCCACTCCCAACCACACGCCTGCAGGAACATCATCACACACACCGTCACAACTGAGACTCAAACAGATGAAGTTATGACTAAAAGTCACATATATAGTCAAGATTaagacaaaaagttgaaattgtcaaaattatgacatattaTATGATAATTATaggataaaaagtcaaaattatgactttaaaagTCATAACCTTGACATGAAAAgtttaaattatgacataaaaagtcaaaattgacacACTAAATCACTGAGATTATGATAAAAAgtagaaattatgacataaagtaaatgttataatgtattttaagtatattataaatatacaaaaagGCTTAATTATCACACTATATgataattatgataaaaatgtgaaattatatcaaaaagatttttaaaatgattaattaaaaagtcataactaagacaaaaagttgaaatagtAATAGTATGTCAGAAAAAAGTTTCTGACATAAAgtcaaatattatatattatatataaaaactcgAAAATTATGACATGCTATATGATAATTATAGGATAGTCAGTCAAAATTGACAAGTCATAGTTATAAAAGAAGTAGCCAAAATTATGACTTCTAaagtaaaaactgaaaaaaagttGAAGTTATGACATAAAATTCAAATTGACACACCAAGTCATTctataaaaatctaaattatgtcaaagtttaaattatgacataaaaagtcaaattttACATACTAAGTCACTGAGATAGTCACAATTatgataaaaagttgaaattgacatttttataggattaaaaagtcaaaattatgactttaaaagtagaaattatgacaaatattattataatttattatgaacatataaatattacacaaaAAGTCAACATTATGACGTGTTTTATGATATTTatatgataaaaagtcaaacgTGGCaacaagatttttaaaattatgaattaaaaaGTCATAACGATGACAAACagatgaaattatgacataaaaagtcaagatTACGACATGCTATATGATAATTATAGGATAAAGctaaaattatgacaaaagtcAATAATTATGACTTGAAAATTCAAAATCATGacattaattttatataacTTTAAGTCATAACTaagacaaaaagttgaaattctgacataaaaagtcaaatattAGATAAAAACTTGAAAATTATGACATGCTATATGATAATTATAGGATATCAGTCAAAACTGACATAAATCATAGTTATAATAGAAgcagtcaaaattatgacttctGAAGTAATAACTATGACAAGAAATTCAAACTGACATACCAAGACATtatataaaaagtcaaaattatgacaaaaggttgaaattatgacataaaagtaAGAATGGACATgagtccaaaaatcataaatatgaataaaaaataagaatgatGCGAAACACACTTTATATGTCATCATATCGACTTTTCATAATAATgctgatttatttaaaatagttgtTATGTGGATGAAGAGGAAAACATCATCATCACGTGACCTGCGGTGGGCGGAACCGGCCCCACATA comes from Chanodichthys erythropterus isolate Z2021 chromosome 6, ASM2448905v1, whole genome shotgun sequence and encodes:
- the tbce gene encoding tubulin-specific chaperone E, which encodes MMMMMEEEEAVGRRVSCDGHRGTVRYVGPVPPTAGVWLGVEWDHPDRGKHDGSHEGVRYFSCRHPTGGSFVRPKKASFGVDYVTALKRRYEEEPEEPAGDELKISSRTVMMVGFDDVKLKQKVEKLTEVGLRRCEVSGPGPQNEIRNTTPFVQSLDLSGNLLSSWEIVAAITEQLECLQELQLSHNRLSISSDPCRLSPAFSCLRVLSLNSCALTWTQVLHCAPMWQQLEELYLADNDITELLRPDHVLQTLRVLDLSNNQILQETVLEISRLPWLEKLNLSGSGLSEVQFSDASAGEKTALFPALKTLLLDDNNISEWRVVNELEKLRSLLHLSCRRNPLLQTEKNLETARQILIARLSRLQLLDRRQVEPDERRGAELDYCKRFGLAWLQAGGHIDPEKSRPSADFLTEHPRFLALIHKYGAPDEGEMREQKPFALKNQLLTVTFVCPEDSGRKPIEKKLPESMIVQKVKGLLHRLLKLPGVELKLSYTCAKMAGREIEIDNDLKPLQFYSVEDGDRILVRWS